The Kitasatospora sp. NBC_00374 genome has a segment encoding these proteins:
- a CDS encoding SAV2148 family HEPN domain-containing protein yields MGFPADGQGGPELGPRRSEAPTLVMRPSGAGRGTVPGQAGPVEGPLMAWTAAEWETAYRRVRLAGRAYVWLNLVEQKMRSLVDEVLRPLYAPAHGEDWVTAAAGPAGEEWVHRASAVREVSRRKGYLLDPADDDPLVFLTLPQLRELMVQHWPCFEPYLVERREVELALDELEVARHVVSRNRSLSQTVLDQTERAAARLLALLDGGHGGVPSDVVEELVGGRFADVVAVHADRVRLQRELPVEDLLDGARRLDAVGIGLGMLCQNYTGKRLVRLATEGCRVRLLFLNPASSAVRRRERELGIGRGELSRSIEMNIMHVRRVRARLRDQGGFEIRVFDEMPRFTAYLVEGPRTAGPGGRRRSTDLGVVQPYLRRARGIESPALVLRGGAGQEPGGTEPGLLEVYREEFEGVWADSRAVS; encoded by the coding sequence ATGGGGTTCCCCGCCGACGGCCAGGGCGGGCCCGAGCTGGGCCCCCGGCGCAGCGAGGCCCCGACCCTGGTGATGCGGCCCTCCGGTGCCGGGCGCGGCACCGTGCCGGGCCAGGCCGGCCCGGTCGAGGGCCCGCTGATGGCCTGGACGGCGGCCGAGTGGGAGACCGCCTACCGCCGGGTCCGGCTGGCCGGGCGGGCCTATGTCTGGCTCAACCTGGTCGAGCAGAAGATGCGCTCACTGGTCGACGAGGTGCTCCGGCCGCTCTACGCGCCCGCACACGGCGAGGACTGGGTGACGGCGGCCGCCGGCCCGGCCGGCGAGGAGTGGGTGCACCGGGCCTCCGCCGTCCGCGAGGTCAGCCGCCGCAAGGGCTACCTGCTCGACCCGGCCGACGACGACCCGCTGGTCTTCCTCACCCTGCCCCAGCTGCGCGAGCTGATGGTGCAGCACTGGCCCTGCTTCGAGCCGTACCTGGTGGAGCGCCGGGAGGTGGAGCTGGCCCTGGACGAGCTGGAGGTCGCCCGGCACGTGGTCTCCCGCAACCGGAGCCTGTCGCAGACCGTGCTGGACCAGACCGAGCGGGCCGCCGCCCGCCTGCTCGCCCTGCTCGACGGCGGCCACGGCGGGGTGCCCTCCGACGTGGTCGAGGAGCTGGTCGGCGGGCGTTTCGCGGACGTGGTCGCGGTGCACGCCGACCGGGTCCGGCTGCAGCGCGAGCTGCCGGTCGAGGACCTGCTGGACGGCGCCCGGCGGCTGGACGCGGTCGGCATCGGGCTCGGGATGCTCTGCCAGAACTACACCGGCAAGCGGCTGGTGCGGCTCGCCACCGAGGGCTGCCGGGTCCGGCTGCTCTTCCTCAACCCGGCCTCCAGCGCGGTGCGCCGGCGCGAGCGCGAGCTGGGCATCGGACGCGGTGAGCTGTCCCGGTCGATCGAGATGAACATCATGCACGTGCGCCGGGTCCGGGCCCGGCTGCGCGACCAGGGCGGCTTCGAGATCAGGGTCTTCGACGAGATGCCCCGGTTCACCGCGTACCTGGTGGAGGGGCCGCGGACGGCCGGCCCGGGCGGGCGGCGCCGCTCGACCGACCTCGGGGTGGTCCAGCCGTACCTGCGCCGGGCCCGGGGCATCGAGTCGCCCGCGCTGGTGCTGCGCGGCGGGGCGGGGCAGGAGCCGGGCGGCACCGAGCCGGGCCTGCTGGAGGTCTACCGCGAGGAGTTCGAGGGGGTCTGGGCCGACTCCCGGGCGGTCTCCTGA
- a CDS encoding Dyp-type peroxidase, which translates to MTSQPPDVDGGPARRSLLKTAALATGALALPVAAAPARADEPTELGRIPFLGPHQSGVTTPPQAFAAFAACNVQAPDRAALERLLRTLTGRIAFLTTGGAPPDPDGDNGMLGPLVPADNLTVTVGVGASLFDDRYGLAAAKPVRLTAMRAFPEDRMEPGDAHGDLSLQICADSRDTVLHALRDLLAHSDGGLQLRWRVDGFQNRPRPAGAQRNLMGFKDGIVNPDTDSEREMDRLVWVSEAGGEPAWAAGGSYQVVRVIQMLSEAWDRVPAADQERVVGRRKDSGAPLDEIPDRAHIRLADPKTPQTADSRILRRGYNFDRGVDASGRLDLGLLFCCYQQDVARQFEAVQRRLAGEPLADFTVPVGGGYFFVLPGVRDEDDWLGRSLLAAG; encoded by the coding sequence ATGACCAGTCAGCCCCCCGACGTCGACGGCGGCCCGGCCCGCCGCAGCCTGCTCAAGACCGCCGCGCTCGCCACCGGCGCCCTGGCCCTGCCCGTCGCCGCCGCCCCGGCCCGGGCCGACGAGCCCACCGAGCTCGGCCGGATCCCGTTCCTCGGCCCCCACCAGTCCGGTGTGACCACCCCGCCGCAGGCCTTCGCCGCCTTCGCCGCCTGCAACGTCCAGGCCCCCGACCGGGCCGCCCTCGAACGGCTGCTGCGCACCCTCACCGGGCGGATCGCCTTCCTCACCACCGGCGGCGCCCCGCCCGACCCGGACGGCGACAACGGGATGCTCGGTCCCCTCGTCCCGGCCGACAACCTCACCGTCACGGTCGGCGTCGGCGCCTCGCTCTTCGACGACCGCTACGGCCTGGCCGCGGCGAAGCCCGTCCGGCTGACCGCGATGCGCGCCTTCCCCGAGGACCGGATGGAACCCGGCGACGCCCACGGCGACCTCTCGCTGCAGATCTGCGCCGACAGCCGGGACACCGTGCTGCACGCGCTGCGCGACCTGCTCGCGCACAGCGACGGCGGCCTGCAGCTGCGCTGGCGGGTGGACGGCTTCCAGAACCGGCCCCGGCCGGCCGGCGCCCAGCGCAACCTGATGGGCTTCAAGGACGGCATCGTCAACCCCGACACCGACTCCGAACGGGAGATGGACCGGCTGGTCTGGGTCTCCGAGGCGGGCGGCGAACCCGCCTGGGCGGCCGGCGGCAGCTACCAGGTGGTCCGGGTGATCCAGATGCTCAGCGAGGCCTGGGACCGGGTGCCGGCCGCCGACCAGGAGCGGGTCGTCGGCCGCCGCAAGGACAGCGGCGCACCGCTCGACGAGATCCCCGACCGCGCGCACATCCGGCTGGCCGACCCGAAGACCCCGCAGACCGCCGACAGCCGGATCCTGCGCCGCGGCTACAACTTCGACCGGGGCGTCGACGCGAGCGGCCGGCTCGACCTCGGCCTGCTGTTCTGCTGCTACCAGCAGGACGTGGCCCGCCAGTTCGAGGCCGTTCAGCGCCGGCTGGCCGGGGAACCGCTGGCCGACTTCACGGTGCCGGTCGGCGGCGGGTACTTCTTCGTGCTGCCCGGGGTGCGGGACGAGGACGACTGGCTGGGCCGGAGCCTGCTGGCCGCCGGCTGA
- a CDS encoding exonuclease domain-containing protein has product MSWWKGPLVGFDLETTGTDPAESRIVSAALVDTLGGRTEAAAGWLLDPGVPVPAEATAVHGIADEYARTHGSPAAEGVEEIARALCSRLLAGRPVVVFNAPFDLSLLDAELRRYGLPSLADRLGGRVGPVLDALVIDRTVDKYRKGSRTLQRVCEVYGVELADAHEAGSDALAAVRVAVALGERYPAQAGELTPEQLHDRQVDWYRAWAEGLQSWLRQGKEPAAVVDGRWPLR; this is encoded by the coding sequence ATGAGCTGGTGGAAGGGGCCACTGGTCGGCTTCGACCTGGAGACCACGGGCACCGATCCGGCGGAGTCCCGGATCGTCAGCGCGGCCCTGGTGGACACGCTGGGCGGCCGCACCGAGGCCGCCGCCGGCTGGCTGCTCGACCCGGGCGTCCCGGTGCCGGCCGAGGCCACCGCCGTCCACGGCATAGCCGACGAGTACGCCCGCACCCACGGCAGCCCCGCCGCCGAGGGCGTGGAGGAGATAGCCCGGGCGCTCTGCTCCCGGCTGCTGGCCGGCCGTCCGGTGGTCGTCTTCAACGCGCCGTTCGACCTCTCGCTGCTCGACGCGGAGCTGCGCCGGTACGGGCTGCCCAGCCTGGCCGACCGGCTCGGCGGCCGGGTCGGGCCGGTGCTGGACGCGCTGGTGATCGACCGCACGGTCGACAAGTACCGCAAGGGCTCGCGCACCCTGCAGCGGGTCTGCGAGGTGTACGGGGTGGAGCTGGCCGACGCGCACGAGGCCGGCAGTGACGCGCTGGCCGCCGTCCGGGTCGCGGTGGCGCTCGGCGAGCGGTACCCGGCCCAGGCCGGCGAGCTGACCCCCGAGCAACTGCACGACCGTCAGGTCGACTGGTACCGCGCCTGGGCCGAGGGCCTGCAGAGCTGGCTGCGCCAGGGCAAGGAGCCCGCGGCCGTGGTGGACGGGCGCTGGCCGCTGCGCTGA
- the glgX gene encoding glycogen debranching protein GlgX, whose product MQVWPGQPYPLGATYDGAGTNFAVFSESADRIELCLIAEDGSETAIELRETDAFVRHAYLPGVQPGQRYGFRVHGPHNPGLGQRHNSAKLLLDPYAKAMSGHIDWDESVYGYHFGAPERRNDLDSAPHTMHSVVINPYFDWGTDRPPRTDYHRTVLYEAHVKGLTKLHPGIPEEIRGSYAALAHPAVIEHLAKLGVTAIELMPVHQFVRDHRLRDLGLSNYWGYNTIGFFAPHSSYSSTGDRGQQVQEFKSMVKALHAAGIEVILDVVYNHTAEGNHLGPTLSFRGLDNVSYYRLAKDQRFYEDTTGTGNSLLMRSPHVLQMIMDSLRYWVTEMHVDGFRFDLAATLARQFHEVDRLSSFFDLVQQDPVVSQAKLIAEPWDLGEGGYQVGNFPPLWTEWNGMYRDTVRDLWRGETATLAEFGSRLTGSSDLYQDDGRRPIASINFVTCHDGFTLRDLVSYNEKHNEANHEDSRDGESFNRSWNCGAEGETEDRAVLDLRARQQRNFIATLMLSQGVPMLSHGDELGRTQLGNNNAYCQDNELTWVHWPKARGPQAELLEFTQGMIWLRRDHPVFRRRRFFHGRPVSGTHDDLTDIAWFTPSGEEMTKQDWSTSYAKSLTVFLNGNAISEPDRRGGKIVDDSFLLLFNASSAQLEFTVPADHGDAWVVVVDTTLPVLPAPGTGTRVKAGDTLWLTDRSLLVLQRPA is encoded by the coding sequence ATGCAGGTCTGGCCAGGGCAGCCGTACCCGCTCGGCGCCACCTATGACGGAGCCGGCACCAACTTCGCGGTGTTCTCCGAGAGCGCCGACCGGATCGAGCTGTGCCTGATCGCGGAGGACGGCTCGGAGACCGCCATCGAGCTGCGCGAGACGGACGCCTTCGTCCGGCACGCCTACCTGCCCGGAGTCCAACCGGGCCAGCGCTACGGCTTCCGGGTGCACGGCCCGCACAATCCGGGCCTCGGCCAGCGGCACAACAGTGCCAAGCTGCTGCTGGACCCGTACGCCAAGGCGATGAGCGGCCACATCGACTGGGACGAGTCGGTGTACGGGTACCACTTCGGCGCCCCCGAGCGGCGCAACGACCTGGACTCCGCGCCGCACACCATGCACTCGGTGGTGATCAACCCGTACTTCGACTGGGGCACCGACCGCCCGCCGCGCACCGACTACCACCGCACCGTGCTGTACGAGGCCCATGTGAAGGGCCTGACCAAGCTGCACCCCGGCATCCCCGAGGAGATCCGCGGCAGCTACGCGGCGCTGGCGCACCCGGCCGTGATCGAGCACCTGGCCAAGCTGGGCGTCACCGCGATCGAGCTGATGCCGGTGCACCAGTTCGTCCGCGACCACCGGCTGCGCGACCTGGGCCTGTCCAACTACTGGGGCTACAACACCATCGGCTTCTTCGCCCCGCACTCCTCGTACTCCTCCACCGGGGACCGCGGGCAGCAGGTGCAGGAGTTCAAGTCGATGGTGAAGGCGCTGCACGCGGCCGGGATCGAGGTGATCCTCGACGTCGTCTACAACCACACCGCGGAGGGCAACCACCTCGGCCCGACGCTCTCCTTCCGCGGCCTGGACAACGTCTCGTACTACCGGCTCGCCAAGGACCAGCGGTTCTACGAGGACACCACCGGCACCGGCAACAGCCTGCTGATGCGCAGCCCGCACGTGCTCCAGATGATCATGGATTCGCTGCGCTACTGGGTCACCGAGATGCACGTGGACGGCTTCCGCTTCGACCTCGCGGCCACCCTCGCCCGCCAGTTCCACGAGGTCGACCGGCTGTCCTCGTTCTTCGACCTGGTCCAGCAGGACCCGGTGGTCTCCCAGGCCAAGCTGATCGCCGAGCCCTGGGACCTGGGCGAGGGCGGCTACCAGGTCGGCAACTTCCCCCCGCTGTGGACCGAGTGGAACGGCATGTACCGGGACACCGTCCGCGACCTGTGGCGCGGCGAGACGGCGACCCTGGCCGAGTTCGGCTCCCGGCTCACCGGCTCCTCCGACCTCTACCAGGACGACGGCCGCCGCCCGATCGCCTCGATCAACTTCGTCACCTGCCACGACGGCTTCACCCTGCGCGACCTGGTCTCCTACAACGAGAAGCACAACGAGGCCAACCACGAGGACAGCCGCGACGGCGAGTCCTTCAACCGCTCCTGGAACTGCGGCGCCGAGGGCGAGACCGAGGACCGCGCCGTGCTGGACCTCAGAGCCCGCCAGCAGCGCAACTTCATCGCCACGCTGATGCTCTCCCAGGGCGTGCCGATGCTCTCCCACGGCGACGAGCTCGGCCGCACCCAGCTCGGCAACAACAACGCCTACTGCCAGGACAACGAGCTGACCTGGGTGCACTGGCCGAAGGCCCGCGGTCCGCAGGCCGAGCTGCTGGAGTTCACCCAGGGCATGATCTGGCTCCGCCGCGACCACCCGGTCTTCCGCCGCCGCCGCTTCTTCCACGGCCGCCCGGTCTCCGGCACCCACGACGACCTGACCGACATCGCCTGGTTCACCCCCTCGGGCGAGGAGATGACCAAGCAGGACTGGTCCACCAGCTACGCCAAGTCCCTCACCGTGTTCCTCAACGGCAACGCCATCTCCGAGCCCGACCGGCGCGGCGGGAAGATCGTCGACGACTCCTTCCTGCTGCTGTTCAACGCCAGCTCGGCGCAGCTGGAATTCACCGTCCCCGCCGACCACGGCGACGCCTGGGTGGTCGTGGTCGACACCACCCTGCCGGTGCTGCCCGCGCCCGGCACCGGCACCCGGGTGAAGGCGGGCGACACCCTCTGGCTCACCGACCGCTCGCTGCTGGTGCTGCAGCGGCCGGCCTGA
- the treY gene encoding malto-oligosyltrehalose synthase — translation MTSAAARPPTASYRLQLQPGFTLHDAERAVPYLAALGVSHLHLSPLLEAVPGSTHGYDTVDHTRISEQLGGESALRDLAAEARRHGLGLIADVVPNHMALPVPEQLNQPLWQVLRDGPDSPYAPWFDIDWAAQPGPSDAPGRGRLLLPLLGDRLGAVLDQLTVDGDVLRYHDHAFPLRPGTERLPLDELLARQWYRLAWWRLSSEELNYRRFFTVNELIAVRIEVPEVFEATHRTLLRLHAEGVLEGFRIDHPDGLADPRGYLRQLTAATGGAYTVVEKILTDEERLPADWPCAGTTGYDALRRIDGVLTDHAGAERLTTSYQRDVADRTSAAEAGLRARAELTAPDGELAAEVERLVRLAGRICGAEPALADHGAGELRQALRALLTDYPVYRPYVVPGEPAPAQAVAEFAAVFEALHEAGGEPGPTAELVRDLALGRLGRSREKDEFCARFGQTASAVAAKGVEDTAFYRWTALLGLNEVGGDPGRPGVRPAEFHRWCADLERQWPHSMTALSTHDTKRSADARARLAVLTELPEMWAAECAAWTAAAGPCPDRPSAWLLWQTLVAAWPLPAERLVGVVLKSAREAKVHTSWTAPDERYERRLTEYAKGVLGHPGLCPRIEGMVGLLAPFARSNSLSAALLHLTVPGVPDLYQGSEEPLTTLVDPDNRAPVDLSALAVRLTDSPAGRPGDLAREKLHLTTTALHLRRTHPFGPYRPLAATGPAAEHLVAFARGDGVLALATRLPYGLRRRGGWADATVALPPGRWTDELTERHFAGGESKVSDLLEHAPVALLTTGRRL, via the coding sequence ATGACCTCAGCCGCCGCCCGACCGCCGACGGCCAGCTACCGGCTCCAGCTCCAGCCCGGCTTCACCCTGCACGACGCCGAGCGGGCGGTGCCCTACCTGGCCGCGCTCGGCGTCTCGCACCTGCACCTGTCGCCGCTGCTGGAGGCCGTACCCGGCTCCACGCACGGCTACGACACCGTCGACCACACCCGGATCAGCGAGCAGCTCGGCGGTGAGAGCGCCCTGCGCGACCTGGCCGCCGAGGCCCGCCGGCACGGCCTCGGCCTGATCGCCGACGTGGTGCCCAACCACATGGCGCTGCCCGTCCCCGAGCAGCTCAACCAACCGCTGTGGCAGGTGCTCCGGGACGGTCCCGACTCGCCGTACGCCCCCTGGTTCGACATCGACTGGGCGGCCCAGCCCGGCCCCTCCGACGCCCCCGGACGCGGACGCCTGCTGCTGCCGCTGCTCGGCGACCGGCTCGGCGCCGTCCTCGACCAGCTGACCGTCGACGGCGACGTGCTGCGCTACCACGACCACGCCTTCCCCCTGCGCCCGGGCACCGAGCGGCTGCCGCTGGACGAGCTGCTGGCCCGCCAGTGGTACCGGCTGGCCTGGTGGCGGCTGTCCTCGGAGGAGCTGAACTACCGCCGTTTCTTCACCGTCAACGAGCTGATCGCCGTGCGGATCGAGGTGCCGGAGGTCTTCGAGGCCACCCACCGCACCCTGCTGCGGCTGCACGCCGAGGGCGTCCTGGAGGGCTTCCGGATCGACCACCCGGACGGGCTGGCCGACCCGCGCGGCTACCTGCGGCAGCTCACGGCGGCCACCGGCGGGGCGTACACCGTGGTGGAGAAGATCCTCACCGACGAGGAGCGGCTGCCCGCCGACTGGCCCTGCGCGGGCACCACCGGGTACGACGCGCTGCGCCGGATCGACGGCGTGCTCACCGACCACGCCGGGGCCGAGCGGCTGACCACCTCGTACCAGCGGGACGTCGCCGACCGGACGAGTGCCGCCGAGGCCGGGCTGCGGGCCCGCGCGGAGCTGACCGCGCCGGACGGCGAACTGGCCGCCGAGGTGGAGCGGCTGGTCCGGCTGGCCGGCCGGATCTGCGGCGCCGAGCCCGCCCTGGCCGACCACGGTGCGGGCGAGCTCCGGCAGGCCCTGCGGGCCCTGCTGACCGACTACCCGGTCTACCGCCCGTACGTGGTGCCGGGCGAGCCGGCCCCGGCGCAGGCGGTGGCGGAGTTCGCCGCGGTGTTCGAGGCCCTGCACGAGGCCGGCGGCGAGCCCGGCCCGACCGCGGAGCTGGTCCGCGACCTGGCGCTCGGCCGGCTCGGCCGCAGCCGCGAGAAGGACGAGTTCTGCGCCCGCTTCGGGCAGACCGCCTCGGCGGTCGCCGCCAAGGGGGTCGAGGACACCGCCTTCTACCGCTGGACGGCCCTGCTGGGCCTGAACGAGGTCGGCGGCGACCCGGGCCGGCCGGGGGTCCGCCCGGCGGAGTTCCACCGCTGGTGCGCGGACCTGGAGCGGCAGTGGCCGCACTCGATGACGGCGCTGTCCACCCACGACACCAAGCGCAGCGCGGACGCCCGGGCCCGGCTGGCCGTGCTGACCGAGCTGCCGGAGATGTGGGCCGCCGAGTGCGCCGCCTGGACGGCCGCCGCCGGGCCCTGCCCGGACCGGCCGAGCGCCTGGCTGCTCTGGCAGACCCTGGTCGCCGCCTGGCCGCTGCCGGCCGAGCGGCTGGTGGGGGTGGTGCTCAAGTCCGCCCGGGAGGCCAAGGTGCACACCTCCTGGACGGCCCCCGACGAGCGCTACGAGCGGCGGCTGACCGAGTACGCCAAGGGGGTGCTGGGCCACCCGGGCCTGTGCCCCCGGATCGAGGGCATGGTCGGGCTGCTGGCGCCGTTCGCGCGCAGCAACTCCCTCTCGGCGGCGCTGCTGCACCTGACCGTGCCCGGGGTGCCGGACCTCTACCAGGGCAGCGAGGAGCCGCTGACCACCCTGGTCGACCCGGACAACCGGGCCCCGGTCGACCTGTCCGCGCTGGCCGTCCGGCTGACCGACTCCCCCGCCGGGCGGCCCGGCGACCTCGCCCGGGAGAAACTGCACCTGACCACCACCGCGCTGCACCTGCGCCGCACCCACCCGTTCGGCCCCTACCGCCCGCTGGCCGCCACCGGTCCGGCCGCCGAGCACCTGGTCGCCTTCGCCCGCGGGGACGGGGTGCTGGCCCTGGCCACCAGACTCCCGTACGGGCTGCGGCGGCGCGGCGGCTGGGCGGACGCCACCGTGGCCCTGCCGCCCGGGCGGTGGACCGACGAGCTGACCGAACGGCACTTCGCCGGTGGGGAGTCGAAGGTGTCCGATCTGCTGGAGCACGCGCCGGTGGCCCTGCTGACGACCGGGCGCCGGCTGTGA
- a CDS encoding S1 family peptidase has translation MTRRVLRTLLPAAALVWTAAVGPAAAAVPLPIDAPLCGPAELERLDGLQADLDAKAAAGEAGRAQYWYVDPRACRLSVAVLRGAEDAHTEGFVGAALAASALPAPTSLTEVDEPVDRRIARVPAPAQRGARAAGTLHGGSAIYSGTSGLVYECTSGLNNYRPGTTTTAGHCADAATTWYDARGNRIGAVTDWRYPGTDWAVITPVAGWSLPNDVLGSTVPVARFGKASLGEAVCGRGATSGTRCGSVTAVNVTVNYPDGLVKGLVRSSQSGGEGDSGGPVYDGGTGLGLISGGASSGSPTFFQPLTF, from the coding sequence ATGACACGTAGGGTCCTGCGCACGCTGCTGCCCGCAGCCGCACTCGTCTGGACGGCCGCGGTCGGCCCGGCCGCGGCGGCCGTCCCGCTGCCGATCGACGCGCCGCTCTGCGGCCCGGCGGAGCTGGAGCGGCTGGACGGTCTGCAGGCCGACCTGGACGCCAAGGCCGCCGCGGGCGAGGCCGGCCGGGCCCAGTACTGGTACGTCGACCCGCGGGCCTGCCGGCTGAGCGTCGCGGTGCTGCGCGGCGCCGAGGACGCGCACACCGAGGGCTTCGTCGGCGCCGCGCTGGCCGCGTCCGCGCTGCCCGCGCCGACCTCGCTGACCGAGGTGGACGAGCCGGTCGACCGCCGGATCGCCCGGGTGCCCGCCCCCGCGCAGCGGGGCGCGCGGGCCGCCGGGACGCTGCACGGCGGCAGCGCGATCTACAGCGGGACCTCCGGGCTGGTCTACGAGTGCACCAGCGGCCTCAACAACTACCGCCCGGGTACCACGACCACCGCGGGCCACTGCGCCGACGCCGCGACGACCTGGTACGACGCCCGGGGCAACCGGATCGGCGCGGTCACCGACTGGCGCTACCCGGGCACGGACTGGGCGGTGATCACCCCGGTCGCGGGCTGGAGCCTGCCGAACGACGTGCTGGGCTCGACGGTGCCGGTCGCCCGGTTCGGCAAGGCGTCCCTGGGCGAGGCGGTCTGCGGCCGGGGCGCCACCAGCGGCACCCGGTGCGGCTCGGTCACGGCGGTGAACGTCACCGTCAACTACCCGGACGGGCTGGTGAAGGGCCTGGTCAGGAGCAGCCAGAGCGGCGGCGAGGGCGACTCGGGCGGGCCGGTCTACGACGGCGGCACCGGGCTCGGCCTGATCAGCGGCGGCGCGTCGAGCGGCAGCCCCACCTTCTTCCAGCCGCTGACCTTCTGA